Proteins encoded within one genomic window of Anastrepha ludens isolate Willacy chromosome 4, idAnaLude1.1, whole genome shotgun sequence:
- the LOC128862221 gene encoding uncharacterized protein LOC128862221 — protein sequence MYLALEEGGRKKKTKQKDFITMAEESMDFDESKDGFDEEGEKFFKDLETFTSFCIEKRISSFNQLKEKYIFEGNGLKLKNEKYKNFLDNMFMDKKDKKNYKKDKREFDFIDLKELLESKRVNQSKPVGLDFKIDNEFIQNLQKDSIDDNITKLYKINKLLLQNKKNTFYINCTIGLILEEYARKLQLEKGYKKIGVKCKYTTMKDIYKKFKISESYACKLRYIGFLVTQYQKLQNLDITIDGLYKYRKILDIVFDEKNEKYKDFQNNWI from the exons atgtatttagcgttagaagagggtggacgcaaaaaaaaaacaaaacaaaaagattttataactatggctg aaGAAAGTATGGATTTCGATGAAAGCAAGGATGGATTTGATGAAGAaggggaaaaattttttaaagatcttgaaaccttcaccagtttttgtatagaaaaacgtatttcttcttttaatcaactaaaagaaaaatatatatttgaaggcaatggcctaaaattaaaaaatgaaaaatataaaaattttttggataatatgtttatggataaaaaagataaaaaaaattataagaaagatAAAAGAGAATTTGATTTCATCGATTTAAAAGAATTATTGGAATCAAAACGTGTAAACCAATCTAAACCAGTTGGtttagattttaaaattgataatgaatttatacaaaatttacaaaaagatagTATTGAtgataatattacaaaattatataaaattaataaattattattacaaaataagaaaaatactttttatataaattgtacaataggattaattttagaagaatatgcaagaaaattgcaattagaaaaaggttataaaaaaattggtgtaaaatgtaaatatacaactatgaaagatatatataaaaaatttaagataagcgAAAGCTATGCTTGTAAATTACGTTATATAGGCTTTTTGGTAACACAataccaaaaattgcaaaatttagatataaccattgatggattatataaatatagaaaaatattagatatagtttttgatgaaaaaaatgaaaaatataaagatttccaaaataactggatataa